From Camelina sativa cultivar DH55 chromosome 20, Cs, whole genome shotgun sequence, the proteins below share one genomic window:
- the LOC104771179 gene encoding F-box/LRR-repeat protein 3-like has protein sequence MSMSASILSVLSEDLLVRIYACLDPPCRKTWRLISKECLRVDSLSRTTIRLLRVEFLPALLLKYQNLSSLDLSVCPKLDDDVVLRLALDGTVSTSGIKSLNLSRSTAVRARGLETLARMCHALERVDVSHCWGFGDREAAALSSAKGLKELRMDKCLSLSDVGLARIVVGCSNLNKISLKWCMEISDLGIDLLCKICKGLKSLDVSYLKITNDSIRSIALLPKLEVLDMVSCPLIDDVGLQILENGAPSLQEMDVTRCERVSLSSLISIVRGHPDIQVLKASHCVSEVSASFLKHIKGLKHLKVIWIDGAHVSDSSLVTLSSSCRSLMEIGLSRCVDVTDLGMMALARNCLSLKTVNLACCGFVTDVAISALAQTCRNLEILKLESCHLITEKGLQSLGCYSKLLQELDLTDCCGVNDRGLEYISKCSNLQRLKLGLCTNISDKGIFHIGSKCSKLLGLDLYRCAGFGDDGLAALSRGCTSLNRLILSYCSELTDTGVEQIRQLEHLSHLELRGLKNITGVGLAAIACGCKKLGYLDLKLCENIDDSGFWALAYFSRNLRQINLCNCSVSDKALCMLMSNLSRVQDVDLVHLNRVTVEGFEFALRACCNRLKKLKLLAPLRFLLSSELLETLHARGCRIRWD, from the exons ATGTCAATGTCTGCATCAATATTATCCGTTTTGTCTGAAGATCTTCTGGTTCGTATCTACGCGTGTTTAGACCCACCCTGTCGGAAAACATGGCGTTTAATCAGCAAAGAGTGTCTCCGAGTCGACTCGTTGAGTCGTACCACGATCCGACTCCTCCGAGTCGAGTTTCTCCCGGCGCTTCTCCTCAAGTACCAAAACCTCTCTTCCCTCGACCTCTCCGTCTGTCCTAAACTCGACGACGACGTCGTTTTACGTTTAGCATTAGACGGCACGGTTTCTACGTCAGGCATTAAGTCGCTCAACCTGAGCCGATCCACCGCGGTTCGAGCCAGGGGACTTGAGACGTTGGCTCGTATGTGTCACGCTCTTGAGCGCGTTGACGTGTCTCACTGTTGGGGTTTCGGAGATAGGGAAGCGGCGGCGCTGTCGTCTGCCAAGGGGCTGAAGGAGCTGAGGATGGATAAGTGTTTGAGTTTAAGCGACGTTGGATTAGCGAGGATCGTTGTTGGATGCAGTAATCTGAATAAGATTAGCTTGAAATGGTGTATGGAGATCTCTGATCTTGGGATTGATCTTCTCTGTAAGATTTGCAAAGGATTGAAATCTCTCGATGTCTCTTATCTTAAG ATAACGAATGATTCGATTCGGTCTATAGCTTTGCTGCCAAAGCTTGAGGTTTTAGATATGGTAAGCTGTCCTTTGATAGATGATGTTGGCTTACAAATTCTAGAGAATGGTGCTCCTTCATTACAG GAGATGGATGTAACAAGGTGTGAGCGTGTGAGTTTGTCTAGCTTGATCTCTATTGTCAGAGGCCATCCTGATATTCAAGTCCTTAAAGCCAGTCACTGTGTATCA GAAGTTTCTGCAAGCTTCTTAAAGCACATCAAAGGTTTGAAGCATCTCAAGGTTATATGGATCGATGGAGCTCATGTTTCTGATTCCTCTCTTGTAACCTTAAGCTCTAGCTGTAGATCTTTAATGGAGATTGGACTGAGCAGATGTGTTGATGTAACGGATCTTGGGATGATGGCACTTGCACGCAACTGTTTGAGTTTGAAAACTGTAAATCTGGCGTGCTGCGGATTTGTGACTGATGTAGCCATCTCTGCTTTAGCTCAGACTTGCCGGAATCTGGAGATTTTGAAGTTAGAGTCTTGTCATTTGATAACAGAAAAAGGTCTTCAATCGCTCGGATGTTACTCCAAGCTTCTTCAAGAACTCGATCTTACTGACTGTTGTGGCGTAAATGACAGAG GGCTAGAATATATCTCAAAGTGTTCAAATCttcaaagattgaaacttgGCCTCTGCACAAATATCTCAGACAAAGGGATCTTTCATATTGGTTCCAAATGTTCGAAGCTTCTGGGACTTGATCTATACCG CTGTGCCGGTTTTGGAGATGATGGTTTAGCAGCTTTATCTCGAGGTTGCACGAGCTTGAACCGACTCATTCTATCGTACTGCAGTGAACTAACGGACACTGGGGTTGAACAAATCCGCCAGCTAGAACATCTGAGTCACCTTGAACTACGAGGGCTAAAGAATATAACCGGTGTTGGTTTAGCTGCAATAGCGTGCGGCTGCAAAAAATTGGGCTACTTGGACCTGAAACTCTGCGAGAATATCGATGATTCGGGTTTCTGGGCACTAGCTTACTTCTCAAGAAACCTAAGACag ATAAACTTGTGCAATTGCTCGGTGTCTGATAAGGCTTTATGCATGTTGATGAGCAATCTGAGTCGGGTTCAAGACGTTGACTTAGTTCATCTGAACCGTGTGACTGTAGAAGGGTTTGAGTTTGCTCTGAGAGCCTGTTGCAATAGGCTCAAGAAGCTTAAACTACTCGCACCTCTCAGATTCTTGCTCTCATCAGAATTGCTCGAGACGCTTCATGCTCGTGGTTGCCGCATTAGGTGGGACTGA